A part of Planctomycetia bacterium genomic DNA contains:
- a CDS encoding serine/threonine protein kinase: MSKFVYTSGDRPLSGYVIKRGIGQGGFGEVYYAVSEAGKEVALKLVRGNAEVELRGMQQCINLKHQNLVSLYDIKMDEQGDNWVIMEYVAGESLSHVLNRHAEGLPIDQVQSIFQELCLAMQTLHESGIVHRDLKPANVFIENGLVKVGDYGLCKFISGTQKSPQTQSIGTVHYMAPEISTGNYGKQVDIYAAGVMLYEMMTGKLPFDGETVGEILMKHLTSQADLSLVPKEYKEVIEKSLVKNPAERYQTFSQFAEEVAKIAGKTVPKSMPKPMPVPVAALAGSPSQLTTPYPATPSKPATVPLSSSGSWGRDKISELLWSMVQATLFSVLGVMIWAAIVGPVKGDFHVREYLGMLNALILTTWTVLITGKIWDGRPGDPWPRRSILLACGLGIGAMSGFMSPLNFDARTITSNQIGQQTLWIMVYHAFFFGVGLFALRWWELTPRYRTSRFNFWSTVITGIVGYLIVGIMMLGNEKAVTENLNASREIPAVVIILTIANIVIQLASPWSAPLPRASRKLRWRTA; encoded by the coding sequence ATGTCCAAGTTCGTGTATACCTCTGGTGATCGCCCGCTATCGGGATATGTCATCAAGCGTGGCATTGGCCAGGGCGGGTTTGGTGAAGTTTACTATGCCGTTTCTGAAGCAGGCAAGGAAGTCGCCCTCAAGCTGGTACGCGGCAATGCAGAAGTTGAACTGCGTGGCATGCAGCAGTGCATCAACCTGAAGCATCAAAACCTGGTTTCCCTTTACGACATCAAGATGGATGAACAGGGCGATAACTGGGTCATCATGGAGTATGTAGCTGGGGAGAGCCTGTCGCATGTATTGAACCGGCACGCAGAAGGCTTACCCATTGATCAGGTGCAGAGTATTTTCCAGGAACTCTGCCTGGCCATGCAGACGCTGCATGAAAGCGGAATCGTGCACCGCGATCTGAAGCCAGCCAACGTTTTTATCGAGAATGGTCTGGTCAAAGTAGGTGATTACGGTCTGTGCAAATTCATCAGTGGCACTCAGAAAAGTCCGCAGACACAATCGATCGGTACAGTTCATTACATGGCTCCGGAAATCTCAACAGGTAACTACGGCAAGCAGGTTGATATCTATGCTGCCGGTGTCATGCTGTATGAGATGATGACTGGCAAACTACCGTTTGATGGTGAAACAGTGGGCGAGATATTGATGAAGCATCTCACCTCCCAGGCTGATTTATCCCTGGTGCCTAAGGAGTATAAGGAAGTCATCGAAAAATCACTGGTCAAGAATCCAGCAGAGCGATATCAGACCTTCAGCCAGTTTGCTGAAGAAGTGGCTAAGATTGCAGGCAAGACAGTGCCTAAGAGCATGCCCAAACCTATGCCTGTACCAGTGGCTGCCCTGGCTGGTAGCCCATCCCAGTTGACAACTCCTTACCCTGCTACTCCAAGCAAGCCTGCCACGGTACCACTAAGTTCCTCCGGCAGCTGGGGGCGAGACAAGATCTCAGAATTGCTCTGGTCTATGGTTCAAGCCACTCTGTTTTCGGTTCTCGGTGTTATGATCTGGGCAGCTATTGTTGGCCCGGTGAAAGGTGATTTTCACGTTCGTGAGTATCTTGGGATGCTCAACGCTCTGATCCTGACGACATGGACAGTTCTTATCACCGGCAAAATCTGGGATGGAAGACCAGGGGACCCCTGGCCACGGCGATCCATCCTGTTGGCATGCGGCCTGGGCATCGGAGCCATGTCAGGCTTCATGAGCCCACTGAATTTCGATGCCCGCACGATTACCAGTAACCAGATTGGGCAGCAGACGCTCTGGATCATGGTCTACCATGCATTCTTTTTCGGAGTTGGTCTGTTTGCACTACGATGGTGGGAATTAACGCCGCGCTATCGCACCAGTCGTTTCAACTTCTGGTCCACCGTGATCACTGGAATTGTGGGCTATCTCATCGTTGGAATCATGATGCTGGGCAATGAAAAGGCAGTCACGGAAAATCTGAATGCCAGTAGAGAAATTCCTGCTGTAGTGATTATTCTCACCATAGCCAATATCGTGATACAATTAGCAAGTCCCTGGTCGGCGCCACTGCCCAGAGCCTCCCGCAAACTACGGTGGCGAACCGCCTGA